Within Alteromonas sp. LMIT006, the genomic segment CAAAGCTATTTTAGAAATACAGGCTGCGGGATTTGAGTTTGTTGGCTATTCAGACCTACATTATCGCGAGGATGACGAATTAGAATACGAAGTGGGCGCACGCTCGGTGACTGGAAACACAGACCGTTGGACGTTGAAGTTCAAAAAACCTTAATCAAGACCTTTTTTGATCACATAGCGATACGGCTCTTGAGTGGTATCGCTTTTTAGTAATTGGTGATCCATAAATCGGCAAAAACTCGGAATATCACGGGTTGTTGCCGGATCATCGGCGATGATCATAAGCGTTTGTCCATCCGCCATGTGCCGAATGGTTTTGCGGATCATCATTACGGGTTCAGGACAGCGCAGACCTAACGCATCAAGCGTCTGGTCGGCCTGCATTAGAACGGGTTGATGGTTTTCAGGCTGTTCGGTCATGCGGTTAGGCAATGCCGTACTGTTTGCGATAGGCGCGCATGGCTTGCAAGTGCTCGGCTTCATCGCCTTTTTCCGCCAAATATTCCATTACGTGCGTCATCGTCACAATGCTGACCACTTGAGTGTCAAAATCACGCTCAACTTCTTGGATTGCACTGAGCTCACCTTGGCCTTTTTCTTGTCGATCAAGGGCAATCAATACACCCGCTAATGTCGCTTGTTGTTGCGCAATAAGCTCCATAGATTCTCGGATGGCAGTCCCTGCGGTGATCACATCATCCACTAACATAATGCGCCCTTGCAAATCTGCGCCTACTAAGTTGCCACCTTCACCATGGGTTTTGGCTTCTTTGCGGTTAAAACAATAGGGAGTATCGATATTGTGCTGTGTGGATAAGGCCACGGCCGTGGTTGTAGCAATCGGAATCCCTTTGTAAGCCGGACCAAATAACACATCAAAGTCGATCTTGGCGTTCACTAAAGCCGCAGCATAACACTGACCTAAAGTGGCTAAATCTTTACCGGTATTGAATAAGCCAGCATTAAAAAAATACGGACTGACTCGTCCAGATTTGAGCGTAAATTCTCCAAATCGTAACACATTGCGCTTAATGGCAAATTCAATGAAGTCACGTTGATAATCTTGCATGGTTCAGGCGCTCCTTATTGATTTAATGCAGATTTTTGTGCGTTAAAAATTTCATATAAACCGTCTTTGGCCAAGCCCAACATCTCATTGAGCTCATCAAAGCTAAACGGTTCGCCCTCAGCTGTGCCCTGTACTTCAATCAATTTACCCGATTCGGTCATGACAACATTCATGTCAGTTTCGGCTACTGAGTCTTCGGTGTATTCAAGATCAGCCACCGCTTCGCCGTTGACAACGCCCACGGATACTGCCGCAATCATGTGCTTGAGTGGATTCGTTGAGATGATATTTTTGGCGCGCATGTGATTGATGGCATCAACCAGTGCCACACAGGCACCTGAGATAGAGGCCGTGCGCGTGCCACCATCGGCTTGAATGACATCGCAATCCAGAGTAATGGTATTTTCGCCAAGGAGTTTCAGATCGACAGCAGCTCGTAGTGAGCGTGCAATCAAGCGCTGAATTTCTAAGGTACGACCGCCTTGCTTACCACGTGCGGCTTCGCGCTGAGAGCGAGTGTGCGTTGAGCGTGGTAGCATTGAATACTCAGCCGTAATCCAGCCTTCACCTTTGCCTTTCATAAAGCGCGGTACACCCTCTTCTACAGTCGCGGTGCAGATGACCTTGGTGTTGCCAAATTCAATTAAGACAGAGCCTTCAGCATGACAGGTAAATTGACGGGTGATCGTCACAGGACGGATCTGGTTGGCAGTACGGCCATCAGCGCGCATAAAAAATCCTTAGCAGATAAACAAGCAGGTAAAATAAACGCACATATTATAGCCCAACATGTGTGACAGCGTCATTAACCATATGGCTTAAAATAGTGTACACTAAGCGCGTTTTAATATTTTTGATAGGAAACGCCCGTGATTTACAGTATGACTGCCTTTGCCCGCCGAGAACTCAAAGCCGATTGGGGCTCTGCCGTGTGGGAAATTCGTTCAGTAAATCAACGTTATCTCGAAACGTCGTTTCGCTTGGTCGAGCAGTTTCGGGGACTAGAGCCAGTATTGCGCGAGCGTTTCCGCAAATCACTCCAGCGTGGCAAAGTCGAATGTACGTTGCGCTTCATGCCAGCCCCTGGCGCGTCTAGCACATTAAATGTCAATCAAGAGTTGGCGGCTGCGGTAATTGCTGCGGCTGAGAGTTTGCCGATTGAGGGGCCTGAGTCGTTGAGCCGTTTGGAAGTGTTGCAGTGGCCAGGTGTAGTGGCATCTGCCGAAGCGGATATGGATGCCATTAATGCGCAGCTGTTGGCTGAGTTTGATTTGACGCTTGCGGACTTCATCTCATCCCGTGCCGATGAAGGGGTGAACTTGAGCGAGATGATTGAACAGCGCTTAGTGGGCATTGAAGGCCAAGTGGCTTTAGTCACTGAGCGTATGCCTGAGGTGTTGGCATGGCAACAGGACAAGATTCGCTCGCGCTTTGAAGAAGCCAAGATTGAGCTGGATTCAGCCCGTGTTGAGCAGGAACTGGTATTGTTGGCACAAAAAGTCGATGTGGCCGAAGAGCTCGACCGTTTGGTATCTCATGTCGGTGAAACCCGTAAGATTCTGAAAAAAGGCGGAGCCGTTGGGCGTCGTTTGGACTTTATGATGCAGGAATTTAATCGCGAATCGAATACGTTAGGGTCGAAGTCGATCAGTGCGGAGATTACGCAAGCAGCGGTGGAGCTGAAGGTTTTGATTGAGCAGATGCGCGAGCAGATCCAGAATATCGAATAATATCCTGAGTAATTCATAGACATCCATAAAGCCCTTTTTTATAAAGGGCTTTTTTATGTTTCAGTCCAAGGAAGTCTTCATTAATCCAGCAAAATCCAGAAATAATCGGTGGGCAAATTGGTGGGTAAAAATGCATTTACTTACCTGAAAGTGGTGGGTATTATCTTCCTATCTACAACTAGTCGTGAAGCATTATGAGTACCGCAGGTAAGCTCACTGTCAAAACAATTCAGTCAAAAGTTAGCAAGAATGATGTTGGTAAACATGCCGATGGTGGAGGGCTATACCTTGTCGTTCCAAAGTCCGGTTCGCCTTATTGGATGCTAAGGTACACATATAATAAAAAGCGTAAAGAAATGACTTTGGGTAAGTTAAATGACCTCAGTCTGCAAGACGCTAGGTATGAAGCCAGCACTAAAATGAAACAAGCCAGAGATGGTAAAGACCCATTGCTCGAAAAGAAACGTGCTGAACAAGAATCCATTGTCACGGTTAATGATTTGTTTGAGGACTGGTTTGTAAGCGTGAGCCAAAGAATCAAAAACAGTCAAATTCCTGAACGCGTTTACAAAAAAGACATCGCTCCGGTTTTAGGTGAAATAAAGTTAGATCAGCTATCTGCTAGAGACATCCGAACAGTGTTGAGCAACATTAGTAAGAGCGGACGAGCAACTATCGCTAACGATGCTCTAGGTTACTGCAAACAGCTGTTTAACCATGCAGTAAAACTAGACTTACTCCAATATAACCCTGCACTCGCATTTTCGCAAAAAGACGCAGGTGGTATCGAGCAAGCTAGGGAACGCGCCTTAACTGAAGAAGAACTAGGTGTATTCCTACAGACCGCAAAAAAGCATATTAAACAGTTTGGTCAGGATAATTACCTAGCTGTTTTGCTTCTAGTTTGTTTGGGCGTCAGAAAGTCCGAGCTCTGTGAGGCAAAGTGGGATGAGTTTGACCTAGATGCTGCTGTATGGAACTTACCTGCCGCAAGAAGTAAAACTAATGTAGGGATTGATATTCCATTGGCGCGACAAGTCATTAGCTGGCTAAAAGAGCTAGAAGTACGTGCATGTGGTTCGGAGTACGTATTTCCAAATCGTAGAAGTAGTAAATCGCCTCATATGGGTTCAGATACGCTGAACAGAGCGATATCTAAGATGTTTGGTAGGGAAATACGTCAATCTATGCATTCGAAGAACCTGATGGGCGATATGGAGTATTTCACAGTGCATGATTTACGAAGAACATGTCGAACACTGTTAGCAAAACTAGGTACCTCTAGCCATGTAGCTGAAAGATGCTTGAATCACAAGCTCAAGGGTGTAGAAGCTGTGTATAATCAGCATGATTACTTGGAGGAAAGAAGAGAAGCGCTTTGTCTACTTTCAGAAAATGTTAACAACTTAACTATCTAATTAAAACAGCTCTCTTTTTAAAGGTCGATTACGATCATTGTGCATTAACCAATATGTTAGGTTGGTAATACCTAGAAGGAGTGCAATACGACGTTTTATGTGAACGGCTTTGCCCATCCTCGTGCGTTGTCAACGTATTCTATCTAAATAAGGTTTATCTAAGAAAACTTCTTAGATAAGGCAATGTATTCTTATGTAATCCCCCCATTTTAAACAGCAATCATTCGTAGAAATTCATTAAGCTGCCTTTAGCACAGCAGTTGGCGGTATTGGGTCGTTCATTATTATATAACCATAACCACTTCGTTGCCAACTCTTGTGCTTGAGCAACACTTTCAAACATATGCATGTTCAGCCATTCGTGTCTTACGGTTCGATTAAAACGCTCGACATAAGCATTCTGAGTCGGTTTGCCAGGTTGGATGTAAAGTAACGTTATGTGGCGGTTATTCGCCCAAATTACGAGTTCATTCGAGATGTATTCGGGGCCGTTATCGCATCTAATGGCACTTGGTTTGCCTCGCCATTCAATTACTTGCTCTAGCGAACGAATAACTCGTGCGCTTGGCATAGATAAGTCCACATCAATCGCTAAGCCTTCACGATTGTAGTCATCAATGACATTAAACGTTCTTAAGCTGCGGCCATCAGCCAAGGTATCTGACATAAAATCCATTGACCACACTTGATTTTTCGCCAGCGGCACACTTAAGGCATCTGGTCTATCTCGTTTAATGCGTTTTCGCGGCTTTATCCGTAAGTTAAGTTCAAGCTCTCGGTAAATACGATAAACACGTTTGTGATTCCAACTAAATCCTTTGACGTTGCGCAAATACAAAAAGCACAAACCGAAACCCCACTGCTTGTTGGCTTCGGTCAATCGCAATAGCCAGTCTGCAACCAATGCATTTTCGCTTGATAGCAAAGGCACATAGCGGTAGCCACTTTCACTGATGTTGACGCAGGCACAGGCCAAACGAATACTAAACTGTCTGTCGGATACGAGTTTTTTCGCCATCTCGCGTCGCAAGAATGGCGTTACAGCTTTCCCTCAATGATCTCCTGTCGAATGTCTGCCTTAATACACTCTTCAGCATACATCTTTTTAAGACGCTTGTTCTCGTCCTCAAGTTCTTTAAGTCGCTTCAGCATCGAAGCGTCCATACCGCCAAACTTTGCACGCCATTTATAAAACTGAGCGCTACTCATGCCATGCTCTCGACACAAATCAGGCACCGACACTCCGGCTTCGTTTTGTTTGATCATTGCCATTATTTGGCTATCACTATATTTTGATTTACGCATTAGAAAACTCCTTCATTTTATTTTA encodes:
- the tusA gene encoding sulfurtransferase TusA, which produces MQADQTLDALGLRCPEPVMMIRKTIRHMADGQTLMIIADDPATTRDIPSFCRFMDHQLLKSDTTQEPYRYVIKKGLD
- the pyrE gene encoding orotate phosphoribosyltransferase; this encodes MQDYQRDFIEFAIKRNVLRFGEFTLKSGRVSPYFFNAGLFNTGKDLATLGQCYAAALVNAKIDFDVLFGPAYKGIPIATTTAVALSTQHNIDTPYCFNRKEAKTHGEGGNLVGADLQGRIMLVDDVITAGTAIRESMELIAQQQATLAGVLIALDRQEKGQGELSAIQEVERDFDTQVVSIVTMTHVMEYLAEKGDEAEHLQAMRAYRKQYGIA
- the rph gene encoding ribonuclease PH; translation: MRADGRTANQIRPVTITRQFTCHAEGSVLIEFGNTKVICTATVEEGVPRFMKGKGEGWITAEYSMLPRSTHTRSQREAARGKQGGRTLEIQRLIARSLRAAVDLKLLGENTITLDCDVIQADGGTRTASISGACVALVDAINHMRAKNIISTNPLKHMIAAVSVGVVNGEAVADLEYTEDSVAETDMNVVMTESGKLIEVQGTAEGEPFSFDELNEMLGLAKDGLYEIFNAQKSALNQ
- a CDS encoding YicC/YloC family endoribonuclease; amino-acid sequence: MIYSMTAFARRELKADWGSAVWEIRSVNQRYLETSFRLVEQFRGLEPVLRERFRKSLQRGKVECTLRFMPAPGASSTLNVNQELAAAVIAAAESLPIEGPESLSRLEVLQWPGVVASAEADMDAINAQLLAEFDLTLADFISSRADEGVNLSEMIEQRLVGIEGQVALVTERMPEVLAWQQDKIRSRFEEAKIELDSARVEQELVLLAQKVDVAEELDRLVSHVGETRKILKKGGAVGRRLDFMMQEFNRESNTLGSKSISAEITQAAVELKVLIEQMREQIQNIE
- a CDS encoding site-specific integrase, with the translated sequence MSTAGKLTVKTIQSKVSKNDVGKHADGGGLYLVVPKSGSPYWMLRYTYNKKRKEMTLGKLNDLSLQDARYEASTKMKQARDGKDPLLEKKRAEQESIVTVNDLFEDWFVSVSQRIKNSQIPERVYKKDIAPVLGEIKLDQLSARDIRTVLSNISKSGRATIANDALGYCKQLFNHAVKLDLLQYNPALAFSQKDAGGIEQARERALTEEELGVFLQTAKKHIKQFGQDNYLAVLLLVCLGVRKSELCEAKWDEFDLDAAVWNLPAARSKTNVGIDIPLARQVISWLKELEVRACGSEYVFPNRRSSKSPHMGSDTLNRAISKMFGREIRQSMHSKNLMGDMEYFTVHDLRRTCRTLLAKLGTSSHVAERCLNHKLKGVEAVYNQHDYLEERREALCLLSENVNNLTI
- a CDS encoding IS3 family transposase (programmed frameshift), yielding MRKSKYSDSQIMAMIKQNEAGVSVPDLCREHGMSSAQFYKWRAKFGGMDASMLKRLKELEDENKRLKKMYAEECIKADIRQEIIGGKAVTPFLRREMAKKLVSDRQFSIRLACACVNISESGYRYVPLLSSENALVADWLLRLTEANKQWGFGLCFLYLRNVKGFSWNHKRVYRIYRELELNLRIKPRKRIKRDRPDALSVPLAKNQVWSMDFMSDTLADGRSLRTFNVIDDYNREGLAIDVDLSMPSARVIRSLEQVIEWRGKPSAIRCDNGPEYISNELVIWANNRHITLLYIQPGKPTQNAYVERFNRTVRHEWLNMHMFESVAQAQELATKWLWLYNNERPNTANCCAKGSLMNFYE